From Amphiprion ocellaris isolate individual 3 ecotype Okinawa chromosome 10, ASM2253959v1, whole genome shotgun sequence, one genomic window encodes:
- the LOC111588079 gene encoding patched domain-containing protein 3: MAGHRTDCIERRLRICFGMMGHFIGSHPWWFLITPLIVSAGLGSGFYLLKDRISNDIEEQFTPVDGPAKMERKYIEETFPGSDSMFSRLRLSSDGNYGTLIATSSRNILTVESLYDILDLDFKIRSMVVQFDNQSFKYVDICAKVIESCTSNDILEIIDYNANNIDAVNLTFPWYHSDFKSIPLYLSLGSVTLNTESSVVESAEAIQLHYYLDEGNKTKTDLWLESFINLVSNESSATLQVSYSTSVSMQWEFDKSPASVIYLFSITYAIAIIFSILTCWRLDNVRTKVWVASCGVFSTGLAVLSGFGALLLLGQPFVMTAASCPFLILGIGLDDMFILISCWQRTHVLDSVCDRLADTYREAAVSISITTLTDALALFLGYSSPFGSVRSFCLYVGVSVCFCYFYSITFLGACMALNGQREAENKHWFTCAKTPEDVPSRNSKVFSMCCVGGHYNRITGKEETEAMSYIFERVYGPFLTHKLTKACVLVMYAGYLAVSIYGCCILNEGLDIKNLAVDDSYIIDYYNHQRQYFSEFSCNVMVAVKQPFPYWGNDEHLHSSFESLSFVNNTLAWFTSYKNHANASNLNISSREAFYTHLPHFLELNPMFRQDINLTVDGDIQASRFFLQTLDQTTMKDMMIGLRKTAEECPVELLVFHPAFIYFDQYTVITENTVQTILIAVVVMLVASLILIPNPLCSICVAFAVCSVITGVTGFMSLWGINLDSISMINLVMSIGFSVDFSAHISYSFVSSTKSDANEKAMDALAHLGNPIVQGALSTILGVVVLSASGSYIFRTFFKIVFLVIVFGLLHGLVFIPVFLTVFTVRGKCC, translated from the exons ATGGCCGGACATCGCACAGATTGCATTGAAAGACGCCTCCGGATCTGTTTTGGGATGATGGGCCACTTTATTGGATCCCATCCCTGGTGGTTCCTGATCACCCCCCTGATAGTGTCGGCAGGTCTGGGGAGTGGGTTTTATCTCCTCAAGGACAGAATTTCCAATGATATTGAGGAGCAGTTCACACCTGTTGATGGACCAGCCAAGATGGAGAGAAAATACATCGAGGAAACTTTTCCAGGCAGtgattccatgttttcaagaTTGAGGCTGAGCTCAGATGGAAACTATGGCACTCTCATAGCTACAAGCAGCAGGAATATTCTGACCGTTGAGTCACTTTATGACATCCTTGAtttggattttaaaattagGAGCATGGTGGTGCAGTTTGACAATCAATCATTTAAATATGTGGATATCTGTGCCAAGGTGATTGAATCCTGCACCTCTAATGACATTCTGGAAATTATTGACTACAATGCCAACAATATAGATGCTGTCAATTTGACGTTTCCGTGGTATCACTCTGATTTTAAAAGTATTCCCTTATATTTGAGTCTGGGGAGTGTGACACTGAATACAGAGAGTTCGGTTGTTGAAAGTGCTGAAGCCATTCAGCTCCATTACTATTTAGATGagggcaacaaaacaaaaactgatctTTGGTTGGAAAGCTTCATTAATCTGGTTTCAAATGAATCGTCGGCTACTCTTCAG GTGTCATACTCCACCTCAGTGTCCATGCAGTGGGAATTTGACAAATCTCCAGCATCTGTCATCTATTTATTCTCCATCACCTACGCCATTGCCATCATATTTTCAATTCTAACTTGTTGGAG GTTGGATAATGTGCGGACGAAGGTGTGGGTGGCTTCCTGTGGGGTTTTCTCCACAGGTCTAGCAGTCCTGAGTGGTTTTGGTGCATTGCTGCTGCTCGGCCAACCGTTCGTCATGACAGCTGCCTCCTGTCCTTTCCTGATCTTAG GTATTGGACTTGATGACATGTTCATCCTGATCTCCTGCTGGCAGAGGACCCATGTTCTGGACAGCGTTTGCGACCGGCTGGCTGACACCTACCGAGAAGCTGCCGTCTCCATCTCCATCACCACCCTGACCGACGCTCTGGCTCTCTTCCTGGGTTACAGCTCACCCTTTGGCTCGGTCCGGTCCTTCTGCCTCTACGTCGGCGTTTCTGTTTGCTTCTGCTATTTCTACAGCATCACTTTCCTGGGGGCGTGTATGGCTTTGAATGGACAGAGGGAAGCAGAGAACAAACACTGGTTCACCTGTGCTAAAACCCCAGAGGACGTACCATCCAGGAATTCAAAAGTCTTCAGTATGTGCTGTGTTGGGGGACACTACAATCGAATCACTGGAAAGGAGGAAACTGAAGCCATGAGTTACATTTTTGAGCGGGTCTACGGTCCATTTTTGAcccacaaactgacaaaagcaTGTGTGTTAGTCATGTACGCAGGTTATCTGGCCGTTAGCATCTATGGCTGTTGCATCTTAAACGAAGGACTCGACATCAAGAATCTGGCTGTGGATGATTCCTACATTATTGACTACTACAACCATCAAAGGCAGTACTTCTCTGAATTTAGCTGCAATgtgatggtggcagtgaagCAACCATTCCCCTACTGGGGCAACGATGAACATCTGCACTCAAGTTTTGAAAGTTTGAGCTTTGTCAACAACACGCTTGCTTGGTTTACCTCCTATAAAAACCATGCTAATGCCTCTAATCTCAACATAAGCTCCCGAGAGGCCTTCTACACCCACCTGCCACATTTCTTAGAACTCAACCCCATGTTTAGACAAGACATCAATCTGACGGTGGACGGTGACATCCAGGCTTCTCGCTTTTTCCTCCAGACGCTAGACCAAACTACGATGAAAGACATGATGATTGGACTCAGGAAAACAGCAGAGGAATGTCCAGTGGAGCTTCTAGTGTTCCACCCTGCCTTCATCTACTTCGACCAGTACACCGTCATCACAGAAAACACCGTCCAAACCATCCTCATTGCCGTGGTTGTAATGCTTGTTGCGTCACTCATCCTGATACCAAATCCTCTCTGTTCTATATGTGTGGCTTTTGCAGTTTGTTCAGTCATCACTGGCGTTACAGGATTCATGTCGCTGTGGGGCATAAATCTGGACTCCATCTCCATGATCAACCTGGTCATGAGCATCGGTTTCTCTGTAGATTTCTCAGCACATATTTCTTACTCTTTCGTCTCCAGCACGAAAAGTGACGCCAATGAGAAAGCTATGGATGCTTTGGCCCATTTGGGGAATCCAATCGTGCAAGGAGCTTTGTCCACTATTTTAGGGGTGGTGGTGCTGTCTGCATCTGGGAGCTACATCTTTAGGACATTCTTCAAGATTGTGTTTCTTGTGATTGTGTTTGGGCTGCTGCATGGTTTGGTGTTTATTCCAGTGTTTCTGACAGTGTTCACAGTCCGTGGGAAGTGCTGTTAA
- the LOC111588105 gene encoding ras-related protein Rab-18-B gives MDEDVLTTLKLLIIGESGVGKSSLLLRFTEDTFDPEQSATIGVDFKVKTLAIDGNKAKLAIWDTAGQERFRTLTPSYYRGAQGVILVYDVTKRDTFTKLENWLNELETYTTRNDIVKMLVGNKIDKDDHEVDRNEGLKFARKHSMLFIEASAKTKDGVQCAFEELVEKILQTPGLWESETQGQKVRLGDQDQARAGACGGYCSIP, from the exons ATGGACGAAGACGTGCTGACGACTCTGAAACTGTTGATAATTGGCGAAAGCGGAGTCGGAAAGTccag TCTCCTCCTGAGGTTCACGGAGGACACTTTTGATCCAGAGCAGTCAGCCACAATag GTGTTGACTTCAAAGTAAAGACTCTGGCTATAGATGGGAACAAAGCAAAGCTCGCCATATGG GATACAGCTGGACAGGAACGGTTTCGCACCCTGACACCCAGCTACTACCGCGGTGCACAAGGAGTCATACTTG tatatgATGTCACAAAGCGTGACACATTTACAAAGCTCGAAAACTGGCTGAACGAACTGGAAACCTACACAACACGCAACGACATTGTAAAAATGCTGGTTGGGAACAAAATTGATAAG gaCGACCATGAAGTGGACAGAAATGAGGGGTTGAAGTTTGCTAGAAAACACTCTATGCTTTTTATTG AGGCCAGTGCAAAAACCAAAGACGGCGTCCAGTGTGCCTTTGAGGAGCTCGTGGAGAAAATCCTCCAGACTCCAGGGCTTTGGGAGAGTGAAACCCAGGGTCAGAAGGTCCGTCTGGGGGATCAGGATCAGGCCAGGGCTGGGGCATGTGGAGGATACTGCTCCATACCCTGA
- the LOC111588104 gene encoding homeobox protein Mohawk-like encodes MNEVAVMKSDTVLHLDDSRRAEERNRLNCGDFPQTSLTDGQSTDLLRCQETTEGSSAIKYRRYGSRLSGVKVRHKRQVLQDMARPLKHWLYKHRDNPYPTKTEKVLLALGSHMTLVQVSNWFANARRRLKNTVRQPDLSWALRIKLYNKYIQGNAERLSVCSDDTDSDDEECPSRTPISQSNFGRSSSHKNVLQKQGSVLAMADSANSDDSTSPPSKYKSSLLNRYLNDTLRHMMATKAEDVASARKRRSHSESFSSNDCDRDVVSPASSYETEANFVYHMDAVDYASTKCDRDQQRDRGPQRRGDQSWREIHAAVALTSLAQGQSGSSGPNGATVLQSCSREPFSVRRTAITDRMCVTGPSSGLRQSCATRPTLTSRIIQKSSHISEVQTVKVALANSV; translated from the exons ATGAACGAAGTTGCTGTGATGAAGTCTGATACTGTGCTTCATTTGGACGACAgcaggagagcagaggagaggaacaGACTGAACTGTGGAGACTTTCCTCAGACGAGTTTAACAGACGGACAGAGCACAGATCTGCTGCGATGCCAAGAGACCACTGAAGGCAGCTCTGCCATAAAGTACAGAAGATATGG GTCTCGTCTGAGTGGAGTCAAAGTTCGCCACAAGAGACAGGTGCTGCAGGATATGGCTCGGCCACTGAAACATTGGCTGTACAAACACCGAGACAACCCCTACCCCACCAAGACCGAGAAGGTCCTGCTGGCTCTGGGCTCACATATGACACTAGTACAG GTTTCCAACTGGTTTGCAAACGCTCGCCGAAGACTGAAGAACACAGTGAGGCAACCAGACCTGAGCTGGGCCCTGAGGATCAAACTGTACAATAAATACATCCAGGGAAACGCCGAGAGGCTGAGCGTGTGCAGTGATGACACCGACTCAGACG ATGAAGAATGTCCCTCGCGGACTCCTATCAGCCAGTCAAACTTTGGCAGGTCGTCTTCCCACAAGAACGTTCTCCAGAAACAGGGCAGCGTCCTCGCCATGGCCGACTCCGCCAACAGTGACGACAGCACGTCACCTCCGTCCAAATACAAGAGCAGCTTGCTGAACCGTTATCTGAACGACACCCTGCGACACATGATGGCGACGAAGGCCGAAGACGTCGCCTCGGCCCGAAAGAGGAGGAGCCACTCCGAGTCTTTCAGCTCCAACGACTGCGATCGAGATGTCGTCTCTCCAGCGTCGTCCTATGAAACAGAGGCCAACTTTGTCTACCACATGG ACGCGGTGGACTATGCTTCAACCAAATGTGACAG GGACCAGCAGCGGGACCGAGGCCCGCAGAGACGAGGCGACCAGAGCTGGAGGGAGATCCACGCCGCCGTGGCTCTGACCAGCTTGGCTCAGGGGCAGAGCGGCTCCTCGGGGCCCAACGGCGCCACggtgctgcagagctgcagccgGGAGCCCTTCTCCGTCCGCAGGACCGCGATCACAGACAGGATGTGTGTCACGGGACCCTCGTCGGGCCTACGGCAGAGCTGCGCCACGAGGCCCACCCTCACGAGCCGCATCATCCAGAAATCCTCTCACATCTCTGAGGTCCAGACTGTCAAAGTCGCCCTGGCAAACAGTGTGTAG